In the genome of Syngnathoides biaculeatus isolate LvHL_M chromosome 14, ASM1980259v1, whole genome shotgun sequence, one region contains:
- the LOC133512010 gene encoding NAD(P)H dehydrogenase [quinone] 1-like, with protein sequence MALVGKQALLVYAHQSPGSFNAAAKDVAVDVLTAQGCTVTVSDLYAMKFKAAATAEDIISEGGVKRAENFSYAEETKVAWEEGKLSADITAEQHKLSAADLIIFQFPMYWFSLPAILKGWIDRVLVLGYAYSKEKRYSQGIFKEKKAMLSFTTGSQESMFSAHGINGDMNVTLWPIQNGILHYCGFQVLAPQIFWAPAHVPQEDRAAMLQAWRGRLEGLPGEAPLSFTPMDCFDGENGFQLKPEVQEKHAGEKFGLTVGTHMGLAVPPDNQMRAAI encoded by the exons ATGG cttTGGTCGGGAAGCAGGCGCTGCTCGTGTACGCCCACCAGAGCCCTGGCTCTTTCAACGCCGCCGCCAAAGACGTCGCCGTGGACGTCCTCACCGCTCAGGGCTGCACGGTGACCGTGTCCGACCTTTACGCGATGAAGTTTAAAGCCGCCGCGACAGCTGAGGACATCATTAGTGAGG GTGGGGTTAAGCGAGCTGAGAACTTCAGTTATGCCGAAGAGACCAAAGTGGCGTGGGAGGAAGGAAAACTGTCCGCCGACATCACCGCGGAGCAACATAAACTCTCGGCGGCCGACCTAATCATCTTCCAG TTCCCCATGTACTGGTTCAGTCTGCCCGCCATCTTGAAGGGCTGGATTGATCGGGTGCTCGTGCTGGGATACGCGTACTCTAAAGAGAAGCGGTACAGTCAAGGCATCTTTAAG GAGAAGAAGGCTATGCTGTCTTTCACTACTGGCTCCCAGGAGTCGATGTTCAGTGCTCATGGGATCAATGGTGACATGAATGTCACGCTCTGGCCAATTCAG AACGGCATCCTGCACTACTGCGGCTTCCAGGTTCTGGCACCTCAGATCTTCTGGGCTCCGGCTCACGTCCCCCAGGAGGACCGGGCGGCCATGCTGCAGGCCTGGCGCGGCCGCCTTGAGGGTCTCCCGGGAGAGGCGCCGCTGTCTTTCACCCCCATGGACTGCTTTGACGGCGAGAACGGCTTCCAGCTGAAGCCGGAGGTGCAGGAGAAGCACGCCGGCGAGAAGTTTGGGCTCACTGTGGGCACCCACATGGGACTGGCTGTACCACCTGACAACCAGATGAGGGCTGCCATCTGA